In Paenibacillus sp. FSL M7-0420, a single genomic region encodes these proteins:
- the sigG gene encoding RNA polymerase sporulation sigma factor SigG → MTRNKVEICGVDTAKLPVLTNVEMRALFTSLQQQGERSAREKLVNGNLRLVLSVIQRFNNRGEFVDDLFQVGCIGLMKAIDNFDLSQNVKFSTYAVPMIIGEIRRYLRDNNPIRVSRSLRDIAYKALQVRDSLTNQNSREPTIFEISEALGVPKEDVVFALDAIQDPVSLFEPIYHDGGDPIYVMDQISDDKNKDVSWIEEIALREAMQRLGQREKRILSMRFFEGKTQMEVADEIGISQAQVSRLEKSAIQQMQKHVKS, encoded by the coding sequence ATGACCCGAAATAAAGTCGAGATTTGCGGTGTGGACACCGCCAAGCTGCCTGTTCTCACGAACGTGGAAATGCGGGCATTGTTCACTTCGCTGCAGCAGCAGGGCGAGCGATCCGCCAGAGAGAAATTGGTAAATGGCAACCTCAGGCTTGTGCTAAGCGTGATTCAAAGGTTCAATAATCGTGGAGAGTTCGTGGATGATTTGTTTCAGGTAGGCTGCATCGGACTCATGAAAGCCATCGATAATTTCGATTTATCGCAGAATGTCAAGTTCTCCACCTATGCGGTGCCGATGATCATCGGAGAGATCCGCCGCTACTTGCGCGACAACAACCCGATCCGGGTATCCCGCTCCCTGCGTGACATTGCCTATAAGGCGCTGCAGGTGCGTGACAGCCTGACGAACCAGAATTCGCGGGAGCCGACGATCTTCGAAATATCCGAAGCGCTCGGCGTTCCGAAGGAGGATGTTGTCTTCGCGCTTGATGCGATCCAGGACCCGGTATCCCTGTTCGAGCCGATCTATCATGACGGCGGGGACCCGATCTATGTGATGGATCAGATCAGCGACGACAAGAACAAGGATGTCTCCTGGATTGAGGAGATTGCGCTCCGGGAGGCCATGCAGCGGCTGGGGCAGCGGGAGAAACGCATTCTGTCGATGCGCTTCTTCGAAGGCAAGACCCAGATGGAGGTCGCTGACGAGATTGGCATCTCACAGGCCCAGGTCTCACGGCTTGAGAAATCAGCGATCCAGCAAATGCAAAAGCATGTAAAGTCCTGA
- the spoIIGA gene encoding sigma-E processing peptidase SpoIIGA, whose translation MVVYIDLIFAANLLIDGVLLWLTSWLVKHKVSWWRLTLSALAGALYVVMMFVPELSFLYTFLVKFGLSVLMIWIAFGFRSLQSYLRAFGAFYIINFAAAGGIIGVHYLLQSSGDIWKGIIFTSSGGQAYHLKIGFWFVLALLPLVLLLFKLIQSSRRHREQLDSYIGEVTVEIDGVSVTCPGLLDTGNRLSDPLTRIPVMVMEASLWEGHLPASWKGRLTQTGADTLVLETDGQSFAWQDRVRLVPYRGVNRGASFMLALKPDKVRIELGGDTFCSTRVLIGLDGGTLSGDGAYRAVIHPDLTHKESAPEAPADKVMGLSNL comes from the coding sequence ATGGTTGTGTATATTGACTTGATTTTTGCCGCCAATCTGCTGATCGACGGAGTCCTGCTGTGGCTGACAAGCTGGCTGGTTAAGCACAAGGTGTCCTGGTGGCGGCTGACACTCTCAGCGCTGGCGGGGGCTCTCTATGTTGTCATGATGTTTGTACCGGAGCTGTCCTTTCTGTATACCTTTCTCGTCAAATTCGGTTTATCGGTTTTGATGATCTGGATAGCCTTTGGATTTAGAAGTCTGCAAAGCTATCTTCGGGCATTTGGGGCGTTTTATATCATTAATTTTGCGGCGGCGGGAGGGATCATAGGCGTTCATTATCTGCTGCAAAGCTCTGGTGACATCTGGAAGGGCATAATCTTCACCTCCTCGGGAGGCCAAGCTTACCATCTGAAGATCGGGTTCTGGTTCGTGCTTGCCCTGCTTCCGCTGGTGCTGCTGCTCTTCAAGCTGATCCAGTCCTCCCGCCGGCACAGAGAGCAACTGGATTCCTATATCGGGGAAGTGACGGTGGAGATCGACGGAGTATCAGTTACCTGCCCCGGACTACTGGATACCGGGAACCGGCTCAGCGATCCGCTGACGAGGATTCCGGTGATGGTGATGGAAGCCTCGCTGTGGGAGGGCCATTTGCCGGCTTCCTGGAAAGGGAGGCTGACCCAGACGGGTGCAGATACACTTGTACTGGAAACGGACGGGCAGTCGTTCGCCTGGCAGGACAGGGTACGGCTGGTGCCGTACAGAGGCGTCAACCGCGGGGCATCCTTCATGCTCGCGCTGAAGCCGGATAAGGTGAGGATAGAGCTTGGCGGTGATACCTTTTGCAGCACAAGGGTACTCATCGGGCTGGATGGCGGGACACTGTCGGGAGACGGCGCGTACCGGGCGGTCATACATCCTGACCTGACCCATAAAGAGAGTGCTCCAGAAGCGCCGGCTGACAAGGTGATGGGGCTAAGTAACCTATAG
- the sigE gene encoding RNA polymerase sporulation sigma factor SigE, whose product MMVKFKLVLQLQYYRMLFLLGLKSQEIYYIGGSEALPPPLTREEEEFLLQRLSSGDAAVRAMLIERNLRLVVYIARKFENTGINIEDLVSIGAIGLIKAVNTFDPEKKIKLATYASRCIENEILMYLRRNSKTRSEVSFDEPLNIDWDGNELLLSDVLGTENDTIYRNIEEQVDRKLLQKALEKLSERERLIMELRFGLRGGEEKTQKDVADLLGISQSYISRLEKRIIKRLRKEFNKMV is encoded by the coding sequence ATAATGGTTAAATTCAAGCTTGTGCTGCAACTGCAGTATTACCGCATGCTGTTTCTGCTCGGTCTGAAGAGCCAGGAGATTTATTATATCGGGGGAAGTGAAGCGCTGCCGCCGCCGCTGACACGCGAGGAGGAGGAATTTCTGCTCCAGCGGCTCTCCAGCGGGGATGCGGCGGTCCGGGCTATGCTGATTGAGCGTAACCTGCGGCTGGTGGTCTACATCGCCCGGAAATTCGAGAACACCGGCATTAACATCGAGGATCTGGTATCTATTGGCGCGATTGGACTCATTAAGGCGGTCAACACCTTTGATCCGGAGAAAAAAATCAAGCTGGCCACGTACGCCTCGCGCTGCATCGAGAATGAGATTCTGATGTATCTGCGGCGCAACAGCAAGACCAGAAGCGAGGTTTCTTTTGATGAACCGCTGAATATTGACTGGGACGGCAACGAGCTGCTGCTCTCGGATGTGCTGGGTACGGAGAACGATACGATCTACCGCAACATCGAGGAGCAGGTCGACCGTAAGCTGCTGCAGAAGGCGCTGGAGAAGCTTAGCGAGCGGGAACGGCTGATTATGGAGCTTCGTTTCGGGCTGCGGGGCGGCGAGGAAAAAACGCAAAAGGATGTGGCCGATCTGCTGGGCATTTCCCAATCCTATATTTCGCGCCTGGAGAAACGAATTATCAAGCGGCTGCGCAAGGAGTTCAACAAGATGGTGTAA